In Phragmites australis chromosome 24, lpPhrAust1.1, whole genome shotgun sequence, the following are encoded in one genomic region:
- the LOC133907299 gene encoding uncharacterized protein LOC133907299, whose translation MRPAAATAAALRLRAAASLSPPSSAAASRILPPRRVALLLPLRCLRSPAAPHAAGSQPPPRPSPVMDAQFESFRAQLNESSTLRDRIRAVVSEVESASRVATAALLLVHQPVPLADVLGKAKAQVEVIKGLYAQLAEILKECPGQYYRYHGDWRSETQAVVSMLAFTHWLETNGLLMHAEAQEKLGLSSEEFSLDVEDYLTGLCFMSNEFPRFVVNRVTAGDYDCPRKVLSFLTDLHASFRMLNLRNDFLRKKFDGMKYDLRRVEEVYYDVKIRGLVPSESKHEAS comes from the exons ATGAGACCCGCagcagccaccgccgccgcgcttcgcctccgcgccgccgcttccctatcccctccctcctccgccgccgcctcccgcatCCTCCCTCCCCGCCGTGTcgcgctcctcctccccctGCGCTGCCTCCGCTCCCCCGCCGCTCCCCACGCCGCCGGCTCCCAGCCACCGCCGCGGCCCTCGCCCGTCATGGACGCGCAGTTCGAGTCCTTCCGCGCGCAGCTCAACGAATCCTCCACCCTGCGCGACCGCATCCGCGCCGTGGTCTCAGAGGTCGAGTCCGCCTCCCgcgtcgccaccgccgccctcctcctcgtccaCCAGCCCGTCCCCCTCGCAG ATGTCCTCGGGAAGGCGAAGGCGCAGGTGGAGGTGATCAAGGGGCTGTACGCGCAACTCGCGGAGATCCTCAAGGAGTGCCCCGGCCAGTACTACAG GTACCACGGTGATTGGAGAAGCGAGACCCAGGCGGTGGTGTCGATGCTCGCCTTCACGCACTGGCTCGAGACCAACGGCCTTCTCATGCACGCTGAGGCCCAGGAGAAGCTAGGGT TGAGCTCTGAGGAGTTTAGCCTTGATGTTGAAGACTACCTGACAG GACTGTGCTTCATGTCCAATGAATTT CCTAGATTTGTGGTAAATCGGGTCACAGCTGGAGACTACGACTGCCCAAGAAAGGTGTTGAGCTTCCTGACTGATCTCCACGCTTCATTTAGGATGTTGAACCTGCGCAATGACTTCTTGCGGAAGAAATTTGATG GGATGAAGTATGATTTGAGGAGGGTAGAGGAGGTCTATTATGACGTTAAGATCCGAGGACTTGTACCTTCAGAGTCCAAACATGAGGCTTCTTGA